Proteins encoded by one window of Cyanobium sp. NS01:
- a CDS encoding DUF3370 family protein, producing MVLVVAIATVGVAAQPAQAAVALMAGQRARALNGNFNSVPVLHSNQPEEVEGPGILITTEPGVTYAAENGAALKNAEFTFNGDFGVHMHHKYFPDYRKQIRPGERRTELTLGLILINPGQRPIQISFDRGAVRNSFEAPYLANNLMGVKPLGVRPWNTGPGDATAVQMLRGSLDRGLSETITIPARSRVVLFRTQLPALGIANALLRGRSNGPFQMAVVAASNPYSDADLVRVLDQRRLAPGRVYLNQLAAIKNRRVFSRVGGVALGDEYQASITHDLKRQGPLHVPLTSTDRHHFGTRDVQVNQLASRMIDSSLDNVGTYGVRFDVDLNLKGSGPYELVMSHPTIPGVNTFTAFRGSIQIRTPEGLQEVHVGMRSGESLSLATLNLPGGGSSYPVRVSLVYPADATPGHLLSVVPISQLAMVQARQQAQAASSPATPAPRPVAPAPRQPAPAPRAAAPPRAVNPAPARVMPAPQAARPGPAVTRPAALPRGQAATTVNPDLLDRYQEALDAQRRIMRELMQR from the coding sequence ATGGTCCTGGTGGTGGCCATTGCCACGGTGGGGGTCGCTGCCCAGCCCGCCCAGGCGGCCGTGGCCCTGATGGCCGGTCAACGGGCCAGGGCACTCAATGGCAACTTCAACAGCGTACCGGTGCTGCACTCCAACCAGCCCGAGGAGGTGGAGGGTCCGGGCATTCTGATCACCACGGAACCAGGGGTGACCTACGCGGCAGAAAACGGCGCTGCCCTGAAGAACGCTGAGTTCACCTTCAACGGTGACTTCGGGGTGCACATGCACCACAAATATTTCCCGGATTACCGCAAGCAGATCCGCCCCGGTGAGCGCCGCACCGAGCTCACCCTTGGGCTGATCCTGATCAACCCGGGCCAACGGCCCATTCAGATCAGCTTTGATCGCGGTGCCGTTCGCAACAGCTTCGAGGCGCCCTACCTGGCCAACAACCTGATGGGCGTCAAACCCCTGGGTGTCCGCCCCTGGAACACCGGCCCCGGGGACGCCACGGCGGTCCAGATGCTGCGGGGCAGTCTGGATCGTGGTCTCAGTGAGACGATCACCATCCCCGCCCGCAGCCGCGTGGTGCTGTTCCGCACCCAGTTGCCGGCCCTCGGCATCGCCAATGCCCTGCTGCGGGGACGCAGCAACGGGCCGTTCCAGATGGCGGTGGTGGCTGCCAGCAATCCCTACAGCGATGCAGATCTGGTCAGGGTTCTGGATCAACGACGCCTGGCACCTGGGCGCGTGTATCTCAATCAGCTCGCCGCGATCAAGAATCGCCGGGTGTTTTCCCGGGTCGGCGGGGTGGCCCTGGGGGATGAATATCAGGCCTCCATCACCCATGACCTGAAGCGCCAAGGTCCCCTGCATGTGCCGCTCACCAGCACTGACCGCCATCATTTCGGCACCCGTGATGTGCAGGTGAACCAGCTGGCCAGCCGCATGATCGATTCCTCTCTCGACAACGTCGGCACCTACGGCGTGCGCTTCGATGTGGATCTCAACCTGAAAGGTTCCGGTCCCTACGAGCTGGTGATGAGTCATCCCACGATCCCGGGCGTCAACACCTTCACCGCCTTCCGCGGCTCGATTCAGATCCGCACACCCGAAGGACTGCAGGAGGTCCATGTGGGTATGCGCTCGGGCGAGAGTCTCTCCCTCGCCACGCTCAATCTTCCTGGTGGGGGGAGCAGCTATCCGGTGCGCGTCAGTCTCGTCTACCCCGCTGATGCCACGCCCGGCCATCTGCTGAGTGTGGTTCCGATCAGCCAGCTCGCCATGGTGCAGGCGCGGCAACAGGCCCAGGCCGCTTCCAGCCCGGCCACTCCTGCCCCCAGGCCAGTGGCTCCCGCTCCCCGCCAGCCGGCCCCGGCTCCCAGGGCGGCCGCCCCACCAAGGGCAGTCAACCCCGCGCCCGCCCGCGTCATGCCCGCTCCCCAGGCCGCGCGCCCCGGCCCTGCGGTCACCCGCCCAGCTGCGTTGCCAAGGGGACAGGCCGCCACCACGGTCAATCCCGATCTGCTCGATCGCTACCAGGAGGCCCTCGATGCCCAGCGACGGATCATGCGTGAGCTGATGCAGCGGTGA
- a CDS encoding J domain-containing protein: MADDDPRDFKQVSLRLSAELVSRIDVLKSELGCRSRGAVLERLLHHLLGPEGEEVDLYGSASLAPQQLELGADAAAPSAGSGGQSVVDPPALEPPQPGVAVVSAAPVEHPCQAGDPPSLAPPLSAAAGSSAASPEQNGDFDECGALVLLAGSRPGELLVDPLSELSRRDQPAADERVDPESSGGSGSRRSRRGIDLPGFVQRRSDQLRRSLDPEAKQPPTRLEPMPQVPVERLTLALARADQHWQELYAQPASAPVLEAAMLWIAQDIWPQSDQSEGRLFTWSLGREVMRLVAPSWPEGPASFAKVMVMAGVLEDPFSSATLELRIPTLIRRFVHRFRQRRSGTSFQSLEHTMTLLGALKLLELPTDPGERLTLPQIREAYREMAMAHHPDAGGSDDLMRRLNEAYQLLKELYRTR; this comes from the coding sequence ATGGCTGACGACGACCCCAGGGACTTCAAGCAGGTCAGCCTGCGCCTCTCAGCCGAGCTGGTGAGCCGCATCGACGTGCTCAAATCAGAACTCGGCTGCCGCAGTCGCGGCGCTGTGCTGGAGCGGCTTCTGCACCACCTGCTCGGTCCTGAGGGCGAGGAGGTGGATCTCTATGGCTCTGCATCCCTGGCACCACAGCAGTTGGAGCTGGGGGCCGACGCCGCAGCACCCTCGGCAGGCTCAGGCGGCCAGTCAGTCGTCGATCCACCTGCTCTGGAGCCGCCCCAGCCTGGCGTGGCAGTCGTGTCGGCGGCACCAGTGGAGCACCCCTGCCAGGCAGGTGACCCGCCCAGCCTGGCCCCGCCGCTGTCAGCGGCGGCAGGATCCTCCGCAGCGTCGCCTGAGCAGAACGGCGATTTCGATGAATGCGGCGCCCTTGTACTCCTGGCCGGCAGCCGACCGGGAGAGCTGCTGGTGGATCCCCTCTCGGAGCTGTCACGCCGGGATCAGCCCGCCGCCGACGAGCGGGTGGACCCTGAGTCCAGCGGTGGTTCAGGCTCCCGCCGGTCCAGGCGCGGCATCGACCTGCCGGGCTTCGTGCAACGCCGCAGTGACCAATTGCGGCGCAGCCTCGATCCAGAGGCCAAGCAACCCCCCACCCGCCTGGAGCCGATGCCCCAGGTGCCGGTTGAACGCCTCACCCTGGCGTTGGCCAGGGCAGATCAGCACTGGCAGGAGCTCTATGCCCAGCCCGCCTCGGCGCCGGTGCTCGAGGCCGCGATGCTCTGGATCGCCCAGGACATCTGGCCCCAGAGTGACCAGAGCGAGGGGCGGCTGTTCACCTGGTCGCTGGGCCGGGAGGTGATGCGTCTGGTGGCTCCGTCCTGGCCTGAGGGTCCGGCCAGCTTCGCCAAGGTGATGGTGATGGCCGGCGTGCTGGAAGACCCCTTCAGCAGTGCCACCCTCGAGCTCCGCATCCCCACGCTGATCCGACGCTTCGTGCACCGTTTCCGCCAGCGCCGCAGCGGCACTTCGTTCCAGAGCCTGGAGCACACCATGACGTTGCTGGGGGCCCTGAAGTTGCTGGAGCTGCCCACGGATCCGGGCGAACGACTCACCTTGCCCCAGATCCGCGAGGCCTACCGCGAGATGGCCATGGCCCACCATCCAGACGCGGGAGGGTCGGATGATCTGATGCGTCGCCTGAACGAGGCCTACCAGCTGCTCAAGGAGCTGTACCGCACGCGCTGA
- a CDS encoding allophycocyanin subunit alpha-B gives MSVVRDLILQADDQLRYPSGGELRSMVDYLSGGARRLAVVRSLTDNEKKIVDEAAKQLFSRKPDYVAPGGNAYGQKQRAQCLRDYSWYLRLVTYGVLAGSTELIQQIGLVGAREMYNSLGVPMPGMVEAMRTMKDAALSLLSTDQAALAGPYFDYLIQGMQTPT, from the coding sequence ATGAGCGTCGTTCGGGATCTGATCCTTCAGGCAGACGACCAGCTTCGCTATCCAAGCGGCGGCGAGCTGCGATCGATGGTGGACTACCTCAGCGGCGGCGCCCGGCGCCTGGCGGTGGTGCGTTCCCTCACCGACAACGAGAAGAAGATCGTTGACGAAGCCGCCAAACAGCTGTTCAGCCGCAAACCCGACTACGTGGCTCCCGGCGGCAATGCCTACGGCCAGAAGCAGCGGGCTCAGTGCCTGCGCGATTACAGCTGGTACCTGCGCTTGGTCACCTACGGGGTGCTGGCTGGCAGCACCGAACTGATCCAGCAGATCGGCCTGGTGGGAGCCCGCGAGATGTACAACAGCCTGGGCGTGCCGATGCCCGGCATGGTCGAGGCGATGCGCACCATGAAGGATGCCGCCCTCTCCCTGCTGTCCACCGACCAGGCCGCCCTCGCCGGTCCCTACTTCGACTACCTGATCCAGGGGATGCAGACCCCCACCTGA
- the rlmD gene encoding 23S rRNA (uracil(1939)-C(5))-methyltransferase RlmD translates to MSTTVGQRVDLRVDGLTHDGQGVGRVDGMACFVPGALPGEMVAAQLVHRARRHWIAELVGVIEPAPERRQSPCILAQRCGGCSLQHLEDGAELAWKGSRVQQALERLGGLQSSVAPAVAAPASLGYRNRAIIPLERRDDGLVRAGYYRRGTHRIVNMNHCPVLDPRLDGLIAPLKADLSDAGWPVDRELEADGGLRHLALRLGQHTGELLLTLVSSHAELDQLPRWADRWLKRWPELVGVTLNLQPLATNTLLGPCTELVAGRSWLVERFAGLELRIASDTFFQVNTPQAERVVPLLQNALASQLPGLLIDAYCGIGTFGLPLARCGWRVHGLERNPEAVRLAEHNAAANGLEAVASFEAGAVAELLPTWLERCQAVFLDPPRKGLEPAVLEALRHQPPASLLYLSCDPATLARDLALLLEGELFALDQLQPLDFFPQTSHVETLAVLRRSDARPPAHG, encoded by the coding sequence GTGAGCACAACGGTGGGGCAACGGGTGGATCTCCGGGTGGATGGTCTCACCCATGACGGCCAGGGCGTGGGCCGGGTGGATGGCATGGCCTGTTTCGTGCCAGGCGCCCTGCCCGGCGAGATGGTGGCTGCCCAGCTGGTGCACCGGGCCAGGCGTCACTGGATTGCCGAGCTGGTGGGCGTGATCGAACCGGCCCCCGAGCGCCGTCAGTCCCCCTGCATCCTGGCCCAGCGCTGTGGCGGCTGCAGCCTGCAGCATCTGGAGGATGGGGCGGAGCTGGCCTGGAAAGGCAGCCGGGTGCAGCAGGCCCTGGAACGTCTGGGGGGGCTGCAGAGCAGCGTGGCTCCTGCTGTGGCCGCACCGGCCAGCCTGGGCTACCGCAACCGGGCGATCATCCCGCTGGAACGCCGGGATGACGGCCTGGTGCGGGCGGGCTACTACCGCCGCGGCACCCACCGGATCGTGAACATGAACCACTGCCCGGTGCTCGATCCGCGGCTCGATGGCCTGATCGCTCCGCTCAAGGCCGATCTCAGCGACGCCGGTTGGCCGGTGGACCGGGAACTGGAGGCCGATGGCGGTCTGCGCCATCTGGCCCTGCGGCTGGGGCAGCACACCGGAGAACTGCTGCTCACCCTGGTGAGCAGCCACGCTGAGCTGGATCAGCTGCCCCGCTGGGCGGACCGCTGGCTGAAGCGCTGGCCGGAGCTGGTGGGGGTGACGCTCAACCTGCAGCCCCTGGCCACCAACACCCTGCTGGGCCCCTGCACGGAGCTGGTGGCGGGCCGCAGCTGGCTGGTGGAGCGCTTTGCCGGCCTGGAGCTGCGCATCGCTTCCGACACCTTCTTTCAGGTGAACACCCCCCAGGCCGAACGGGTGGTGCCCCTGCTGCAGAACGCCCTGGCCAGCCAGCTGCCCGGCCTGCTGATCGACGCCTACTGCGGCATCGGCACCTTCGGCCTGCCCTTGGCGCGCTGCGGCTGGCGCGTCCACGGCCTCGAGCGCAATCCCGAGGCGGTGCGGCTGGCCGAACACAACGCGGCGGCCAATGGCCTCGAGGCTGTGGCGAGCTTTGAGGCTGGAGCGGTGGCCGAGCTGCTGCCGACCTGGCTGGAGCGCTGCCAGGCGGTGTTTCTCGATCCTCCCCGCAAGGGGCTGGAGCCGGCGGTGCTGGAGGCGCTGCGCCACCAGCCTCCCGCCAGCCTCCTCTACCTCAGCTGCGATCCTGCCACCCTGGCCCGCGACCTGGCACTGCTGTTGGAAGGCGAGCTGTTCGCACTGGATCAGCTGCAGCCGCTGGATTTCTTTCCCCAGACGAGCCACGTGGAAACTCTGGCCGTGCTGCGCCGATCCGATGCCAGGCCACCCGCCCACGGCTGA
- the pheT gene encoding phenylalanine--tRNA ligase subunit beta, with protein MRVSLQWLKELVRIPESGRFSWPTPEALAERLSVAGFEVEAIENLAERAAGVVVGLVQARDPHPDADKLSVCRVDVGAAEPLQIVCGAANVRAGIHVPVALVGTTLPAVNLTIKPAELRGVASSGMICSLSELGLEGSSGGIAVLEELVAELPALGSPVGPCLGLDDVVLELAITANRPDGLAMQGMAREVAALLGLQTCLDVPPQACASAPLPVSPASRQVMQRGGLFSLTALTGLQVAESPAWLQRRLHKAGIRPINNVVDITNLVMLETGQPLHAFDRDRVAALSGGQPDPALLGLRQATDQEPFTALDGESRQLSDEALVVTYADQPIALAGLMGGAAEAVAPDTTAIWLEAAVFAAQDVRRSARSVGLRTEASSRFEKGLPLEATLAASDRACQLFQQLCGARVEQRWLQQRPLSPAAPLHLRRDALNNLLGPVLIEGQPQDLEDSRIEATLAALGCSLEPDDEGWTVQVPPSRAIDLQREVDLIEEVARLVGYDQFASHLPDPMEPGGLEPAQQAERRLRRALCGAGLQELCSFSLVAEAPGRLPLANPLLADYGHLRDSLHGELLAAALRNLQSGQQGFWGFEIGAVFTADGDQRQLLAGVICGERRSERWTSSGKPCPPDYFRARGILQQGLAALGLSTEDRPLADETLLHPGRAAQIVLEGRPAGWFGELHPAEADRLDLPQGCHLFQLELAPLLAAATRANRWQPAFRPFATVPAAERDLALVVPLATRAAALLQVMRKAGKPLLEQVELVDRYQGAQLGADQCSQAFRLRYREAGRTLTDAEVEKAHSKIRQALETQLGAQLRS; from the coding sequence ATGCGGGTATCGCTCCAGTGGCTGAAGGAGCTGGTCCGCATCCCGGAGTCCGGCCGATTCAGCTGGCCGACGCCTGAGGCCTTGGCGGAGCGGCTATCCGTGGCCGGCTTCGAGGTGGAGGCGATCGAGAACCTCGCCGAACGCGCCGCCGGCGTGGTGGTGGGCCTGGTGCAGGCGCGCGATCCCCATCCCGACGCCGACAAGCTGAGTGTCTGCCGGGTGGACGTGGGCGCCGCCGAGCCGCTGCAGATCGTCTGCGGGGCCGCCAACGTGCGCGCCGGCATCCACGTGCCGGTGGCCCTCGTGGGCACCACGCTGCCGGCGGTGAACCTCACGATCAAGCCGGCTGAGCTGCGCGGTGTGGCCAGCAGCGGCATGATCTGCTCGCTCAGTGAGCTGGGGCTCGAAGGCAGTTCGGGCGGCATTGCCGTGCTTGAGGAGCTCGTGGCTGAGCTGCCGGCGCTGGGCAGCCCGGTCGGTCCGTGCCTGGGGCTCGACGACGTGGTGCTGGAGCTGGCGATCACCGCCAACCGCCCAGACGGGCTGGCGATGCAGGGCATGGCGCGCGAGGTGGCGGCGCTGCTGGGGCTCCAGACCTGCCTGGATGTGCCCCCCCAGGCCTGCGCTTCTGCGCCCCTGCCGGTGAGCCCTGCCAGCCGGCAGGTGATGCAGCGCGGCGGACTGTTCAGCCTCACAGCCCTCACAGGCCTACAGGTGGCAGAGTCGCCAGCGTGGCTGCAGCGCCGCCTGCACAAGGCCGGCATCCGGCCGATCAACAACGTGGTGGACATCACCAATCTGGTGATGCTGGAAACGGGCCAGCCCCTGCATGCCTTTGACCGCGACCGCGTGGCTGCCCTCAGCGGCGGTCAGCCCGATCCGGCCCTGCTGGGTCTGCGCCAGGCCACGGATCAGGAGCCGTTCACAGCCCTGGATGGGGAGAGCCGCCAGCTCAGTGACGAGGCCCTGGTGGTGACCTATGCCGACCAGCCGATCGCCCTGGCCGGCCTGATGGGCGGCGCCGCCGAAGCCGTGGCGCCCGACACAACCGCCATCTGGCTGGAAGCCGCGGTGTTTGCCGCCCAGGACGTGCGCCGCTCGGCCCGCAGTGTGGGCCTGCGTACAGAGGCCAGCAGCCGCTTTGAGAAGGGCCTGCCCCTGGAGGCCACCCTGGCCGCCAGCGACCGGGCCTGTCAGCTGTTCCAGCAGCTCTGCGGCGCCCGGGTCGAGCAGCGCTGGCTGCAGCAGCGGCCCCTGAGCCCGGCAGCTCCCCTGCACCTGCGCCGCGATGCCCTCAACAACCTGCTGGGCCCGGTGCTGATCGAAGGGCAGCCCCAGGATCTGGAGGACAGCCGCATCGAGGCAACCCTGGCCGCCCTGGGCTGCAGCCTGGAGCCCGACGACGAGGGCTGGACCGTGCAGGTGCCCCCCTCCCGGGCGATCGATCTACAGCGGGAGGTGGACCTGATCGAGGAGGTGGCGCGGCTGGTGGGCTACGACCAGTTCGCCAGCCACCTGCCCGACCCGATGGAGCCGGGCGGGCTGGAGCCGGCCCAGCAGGCGGAGCGGCGGCTGCGCCGAGCCCTCTGTGGCGCCGGCCTGCAGGAGCTGTGCAGCTTTTCCCTGGTGGCCGAGGCACCGGGCCGGTTGCCGCTGGCCAATCCCCTGCTGGCCGACTACGGCCATCTGCGCGACAGCCTGCACGGAGAACTGCTGGCGGCGGCGCTGCGCAACCTGCAGAGCGGCCAGCAGGGCTTCTGGGGCTTTGAGATCGGCGCCGTGTTCACGGCAGACGGCGATCAGCGCCAGCTGCTGGCCGGGGTGATCTGCGGGGAGCGCCGCTCAGAGCGCTGGACCAGCAGCGGCAAGCCCTGCCCCCCCGATTACTTCCGCGCCCGCGGGATCCTGCAGCAGGGGCTCGCGGCCCTGGGCCTCAGCACCGAAGACCGCCCCCTCGCCGACGAGACCCTGCTGCATCCGGGCCGGGCGGCCCAGATCGTGCTGGAAGGCCGCCCGGCCGGCTGGTTCGGTGAGCTCCACCCCGCCGAGGCCGATCGGCTGGACCTGCCCCAGGGCTGCCATCTGTTCCAGTTGGAGCTGGCTCCCCTGCTCGCCGCCGCCACCCGTGCCAACCGCTGGCAGCCGGCGTTCCGTCCCTTTGCCACCGTGCCGGCGGCGGAGCGGGACCTCGCCCTCGTGGTGCCGCTGGCCACCCGGGCGGCCGCCCTGCTGCAGGTGATGCGCAAGGCGGGCAAACCGCTGCTGGAGCAAGTGGAGCTGGTGGACCGCTACCAGGGCGCCCAACTGGGCGCAGACCAGTGCAGCCAGGCCTTCCGGCTGCGCTACCGGGAAGCCGGCCGCACCCTCACCGACGCCGAAGTGGAAAAGGCCCATTCCAAGATCCGTCAGGCCCTGGAAACCCAGCTCGGGGCACAGCTGCGCAGCTGA
- the rpmG gene encoding 50S ribosomal protein L33 has product MAKNKGVRIVITLECTECRSNPAKRSPGVSRYTTEKNRRNTTERMELKKFCPHCNKSTVHKEIK; this is encoded by the coding sequence ATGGCTAAGAACAAGGGCGTCCGGATCGTGATCACTCTCGAGTGCACCGAATGCCGGTCCAACCCCGCCAAGCGGTCTCCTGGTGTCTCCCGTTACACCACGGAGAAAAACCGCCGCAACACCACCGAACGCATGGAGCTGAAGAAGTTCTGCCCCCATTGCAACAAGTCGACGGTTCACAAGGAAATCAAGTGA
- the rpsR gene encoding 30S ribosomal protein S18 — translation MASSFFKKRLSPIKPGDPIDYKDVDLLKKFITERGKILPRRLTGLTAKQQRDLTNAVKRARIVALLPFVNPEG, via the coding sequence ATGGCCAGTTCATTTTTCAAGAAGCGTCTATCGCCGATCAAGCCCGGTGATCCGATCGACTACAAGGACGTCGATCTGCTCAAGAAGTTCATCACCGAGCGCGGCAAGATCCTTCCCCGCCGCCTCACCGGCCTCACCGCCAAGCAGCAGCGTGACCTCACCAACGCCGTCAAACGGGCCCGCATCGTGGCGCTGCTGCCGTTCGTGAACCCCGAAGGCTGA
- a CDS encoding ribonuclease catalytic domain-containing protein yields the protein MSDERGAHLAVVLQIQGSRLELSVGFHHRQQQLPRRQVELILPLAGAASAPPRLGVAPWDFSEAEVAQSLPRRRDFAAAWLLLSEDQDLWPFHDWAELVASSRQPQVMAACWQWLQGPQLWFRSRQQGISARPLDDLRRLRQERHRLARQQQRQAQWHDALRRRAPIQRQALALEHQAELDLLLAWASGDQDTPLPVELARALHAARCTTDGGAIRHLLVDLGHWDRHRLPSLQASSWQQGFSAALEAEAERLIAQAAEPQPGDEQRLDLSHQHCVTIDDPDTRDIDDGLALERLPQGGLRLWIHVADPGRLVAAGSPLDLEARRRGSSLYLASGTLPMFPTALATGPLSLRAGCRNAAWSLGVELTEEGAVASSRLLRSWVRPVYRLSYADADELIELAPPQDPDLSDLDLLLQRRRQWRLAQGALLMDQPEGRIRVSDGEPQLEITEPGASRQLVAEAMILAGAVVAGYGQEHGLALPYRSQLPAELPPDAELKALPAGPVRHAALKRCLSRGHTGSQPSPHFSLGLKAYVQATSPIRRYGDLLVQRQIWAQQQGEPTLDAEALQEVLQAIEAPIRQGIQISRDDQRHWQQVWFEAHRSEQWEAAFLRWLRPQDGLGLLHLETLAMDLAAECSAGAQPGDSLLVRVQQVDPLRDQLRLIARS from the coding sequence GTGAGCGACGAGCGGGGTGCCCACCTCGCTGTGGTGCTCCAGATCCAGGGATCCAGGCTGGAGCTCAGCGTGGGCTTCCACCACCGCCAGCAGCAGCTCCCCCGCCGCCAGGTGGAGCTGATCCTTCCCCTTGCCGGTGCTGCCTCAGCGCCGCCACGGCTGGGGGTTGCCCCCTGGGATTTCAGCGAGGCCGAGGTGGCGCAGAGCCTGCCGCGACGCCGCGATTTCGCCGCCGCCTGGCTTCTGCTCAGCGAAGACCAGGACCTCTGGCCCTTTCACGACTGGGCCGAGCTGGTGGCCTCCAGCCGCCAACCCCAGGTGATGGCCGCCTGCTGGCAGTGGCTCCAGGGCCCCCAGCTCTGGTTCCGCAGCCGCCAGCAGGGCATCAGCGCCCGACCCCTCGACGATCTGCGCCGCCTGAGGCAGGAGCGCCATCGCCTGGCCCGGCAGCAGCAGCGCCAGGCCCAGTGGCATGACGCCCTGCGGCGGCGGGCCCCCATCCAGCGCCAGGCGCTGGCGCTGGAGCACCAGGCTGAACTCGACCTGCTACTGGCCTGGGCCAGCGGCGACCAGGACACCCCCCTGCCGGTGGAGCTGGCCCGCGCCCTGCACGCGGCCCGCTGCACGACCGATGGCGGCGCCATTCGCCACCTGCTGGTGGACCTGGGCCACTGGGACCGCCACCGCCTGCCTTCCCTGCAGGCCAGCAGCTGGCAGCAGGGCTTCAGCGCCGCGCTGGAGGCGGAAGCCGAGCGGTTGATCGCCCAGGCTGCCGAGCCCCAGCCCGGCGATGAGCAACGCCTGGATCTCAGCCATCAGCACTGCGTGACCATCGATGACCCCGACACCCGGGACATCGACGACGGCCTCGCCCTCGAACGCCTGCCGCAGGGCGGCCTGCGCCTGTGGATCCACGTGGCTGACCCAGGCCGCCTGGTGGCCGCGGGGTCACCGCTGGACCTGGAAGCCCGGCGCCGCGGCAGCAGCCTCTACCTGGCCAGCGGCACCCTGCCGATGTTCCCCACGGCCCTGGCCACCGGGCCCCTCAGCCTGCGGGCCGGCTGCCGCAATGCCGCCTGGAGCCTGGGGGTGGAACTCACCGAGGAAGGGGCCGTGGCCAGCAGCCGCCTGCTGCGCAGCTGGGTGCGGCCGGTTTACCGGCTCAGCTATGCCGACGCCGATGAGCTGATCGAGCTGGCGCCACCGCAGGACCCGGACCTCAGCGATCTGGATCTGCTGCTGCAGCGGCGTCGCCAGTGGCGGCTGGCCCAGGGGGCGCTGCTGATGGATCAGCCGGAAGGACGCATCCGGGTGTCTGACGGCGAGCCCCAGTTGGAAATCACCGAGCCCGGGGCGTCCCGGCAGCTGGTGGCCGAGGCCATGATCCTGGCCGGTGCCGTGGTGGCGGGCTACGGGCAGGAGCACGGGCTGGCCCTGCCCTACCGCAGCCAGCTGCCGGCCGAACTGCCACCGGACGCCGAGCTCAAGGCCCTCCCCGCCGGGCCGGTGCGCCATGCGGCCCTCAAGCGCTGCCTCAGCCGCGGGCACACGGGCAGCCAGCCGAGCCCGCACTTCAGCCTCGGCCTCAAGGCCTATGTCCAGGCCACCTCGCCGATCCGCCGCTACGGCGACCTGCTGGTGCAGCGCCAGATCTGGGCCCAGCAGCAGGGGGAGCCCACCCTCGATGCCGAGGCCCTCCAGGAGGTGCTCCAGGCGATCGAGGCGCCGATCCGCCAGGGCATCCAGATCAGCCGTGACGATCAGCGCCACTGGCAGCAGGTGTGGTTCGAAGCCCATCGCAGCGAGCAGTGGGAGGCGGCCTTCCTGCGCTGGCTTCGGCCCCAGGACGGGCTTGGTCTGCTGCACCTGGAGACATTGGCCATGGATCTGGCTGCGGAGTGCTCAGCGGGGGCCCAGCCAGGCGATTCCCTGCTGGTGAGAGTGCAGCAGGTGGATCCGCTGCGCGACCAGCTGCGACTGATCGCCAGGAGCTGA